In Fervidobacterium nodosum Rt17-B1, one genomic interval encodes:
- a CDS encoding rod shape-determining protein, which produces MAKNDLGIDLGTANFIVYQLGKGIVLNEPSVVAIEKKTNKILAIGSEAKEMLGKTPEDKILAVKPMRDGVIADYTIISNVLKYFIKKLNKSMFFKCNMVIGIPTKTTSVEQRAVYDAALKAGAKRVHIVLEPTVAAIGTGLDVMKPMGNMVIDIGGGTTDIAVISLGGIVVGDSIKLAGNALDETIVKGTRRTFGLIIGESTAEEIKIKIGKVHPDVEDLELEIKGRDAVTGLPRTEIINSTDVYKMIKSVIENIISRIKLVLEKTPPELSADIVKHGIVLTGGGALLRGIDKAIEEEIGVPCKIADEPLLCVAKGTGILLENEELLKHVAVTYEK; this is translated from the coding sequence ATGGCAAAAAACGATTTAGGAATTGACCTTGGTACAGCGAATTTCATAGTTTATCAATTAGGAAAGGGTATAGTATTAAATGAACCCTCAGTTGTCGCAATCGAAAAGAAAACAAACAAAATTTTAGCAATCGGTTCTGAGGCAAAAGAGATGCTTGGCAAAACACCTGAAGATAAGATATTGGCAGTGAAGCCCATGCGTGATGGGGTGATAGCTGACTATACAATCATCTCAAATGTACTGAAATATTTTATAAAAAAGCTCAACAAGAGTATGTTTTTCAAATGCAACATGGTTATAGGTATTCCAACAAAAACAACAAGTGTTGAGCAAAGAGCGGTCTACGATGCCGCTTTGAAAGCAGGCGCAAAGAGGGTACACATCGTTTTAGAACCAACAGTAGCAGCAATTGGAACAGGCTTAGATGTCATGAAGCCTATGGGAAACATGGTTATAGATATCGGCGGTGGAACAACAGATATCGCAGTTATAAGTCTTGGTGGTATCGTTGTTGGTGATTCGATAAAATTGGCTGGTAATGCCTTGGATGAAACAATAGTAAAAGGAACAAGAAGAACCTTTGGATTGATAATCGGTGAATCAACTGCAGAGGAGATAAAAATCAAAATAGGAAAAGTTCACCCAGATGTAGAAGATTTAGAATTGGAGATTAAAGGTAGAGACGCGGTAACAGGATTACCAAGAACAGAGATAATAAATTCGACCGACGTTTACAAAATGATTAAATCTGTTATCGAAAATATAATCTCAAGAATCAAACTTGTTCTTGAAAAAACTCCGCCAGAACTCTCAGCAGATATAGTCAAACATGGAATAGTCCTTACGGGTGGTGGCGCATTGCTTAGAGGTATAGACAAAGCCATAGAAGAAGAAATAGGAGTACCTTGCAAAATAGCAGATGAACCTCTACTGTGCGTAGCAAAAGGAACAGGAATACTACTTGAAAATGAAGAGTTATTGAAACATGTAGCAGTGACATATGAAAAATAA
- the flgF gene encoding flagellar basal-body rod protein FlgF: MSKLYRGVYTAAMGMLVDITKIDTLSNNLANVETNGYKADTPTFKAYFNKEIDRIKPEPENRRVEVKKIGNLEQAVILDEVRTNFSQGILEQTNVPSHIAINGDGFFAVRKANEIFYTRNGEFIRDSNGRLVNTQGNYLLNQNGQEIVVPETFSIDEAGNILDGNGNVIDRIAVYALSNPRKIGDTLFAGQPQNLPEDSFRILPGYIEKSNVNVVREMVKMIEAHRHYEATSKAIVVHDELLNKVINNVGALR, from the coding sequence GTGAGTAAATTGTACAGAGGGGTATACACGGCAGCGATGGGAATGTTAGTAGATATTACAAAAATCGATACATTATCAAATAACCTTGCAAACGTTGAGACAAACGGCTATAAAGCCGATACCCCTACTTTTAAAGCTTATTTTAATAAAGAAATAGATAGAATAAAACCAGAACCAGAAAACAGAAGAGTAGAGGTAAAAAAGATAGGCAATCTCGAACAGGCTGTTATTTTAGATGAGGTTAGAACGAACTTCTCTCAAGGTATTCTTGAACAGACAAATGTACCTTCACATATCGCAATTAATGGTGATGGCTTCTTCGCAGTAAGAAAAGCAAATGAAATTTTCTACACAAGAAATGGTGAATTTATTAGAGATAGCAATGGTAGATTAGTTAACACACAAGGTAATTATTTACTCAATCAAAATGGTCAAGAAATAGTCGTTCCGGAAACCTTTTCAATAGATGAAGCTGGAAATATATTAGATGGAAACGGGAATGTAATTGATAGAATAGCTGTTTACGCTCTTAGTAATCCTAGAAAGATAGGCGATACTTTATTTGCCGGTCAGCCACAGAACTTACCTGAAGACAGTTTTAGGATTTTACCCGGCTATATAGAAAAATCTAATGTGAACGTAGTAAGAGAAATGGTAAAGATGATAGAAGCCCATAGGCATTACGAAGCAACATCCAAAGCTATAGTTGTCCACGATGAACTTCTCAACAAAGTAATCAACAATGTTGGAGCATTAAGATAG
- the flgG gene encoding flagellar basal-body rod protein FlgG — MINSLYTAATGMWTQQFKMDTVSNNIANVDTAGYKKIKAEFQDLIYSYSKNAGAATAQNSTTPTGIYVGHGVKLAATTKIFTQGNLENTGNALDLAITGDGFFQIQLQDGRIAYTRDGQFKLDSQGRVVTANGLLLSPAIVVPQNAVSLTVSPDGIVSVELADGTIQQLGTITLVRFVNPAGLKSIGDNLYLQTNASGEPIEGVGGQDGFGTIMQGYVEKSNVDVVKEMVDMITAMRAYEFNSRSIITADQMLQTASNLRR, encoded by the coding sequence ATGATTAACAGCCTTTACACAGCAGCAACGGGTATGTGGACACAACAATTTAAAATGGATACTGTATCAAACAACATAGCAAACGTTGACACAGCCGGGTATAAAAAAATTAAAGCAGAATTTCAAGATTTGATTTATAGCTATTCAAAGAATGCTGGCGCAGCGACAGCTCAAAATTCAACAACTCCAACAGGCATATACGTTGGTCATGGTGTCAAGCTTGCCGCAACGACTAAAATATTCACACAAGGAAACCTTGAAAATACAGGTAACGCACTTGACTTAGCGATAACAGGCGATGGATTTTTCCAGATACAACTTCAAGATGGTAGAATTGCCTATACAAGAGATGGACAGTTCAAATTGGACAGTCAAGGAAGGGTAGTTACCGCAAATGGTTTACTTCTTTCGCCGGCAATCGTCGTTCCACAAAACGCGGTTTCGCTAACAGTTTCGCCAGATGGTATAGTCTCTGTTGAGCTTGCCGATGGCACAATTCAACAGCTCGGTACAATAACACTTGTAAGATTTGTTAACCCAGCAGGATTGAAATCCATAGGCGATAACTTGTATTTGCAAACGAACGCAAGCGGCGAGCCAATTGAAGGTGTTGGCGGTCAGGACGGCTTTGGTACGATAATGCAAGGTTACGTAGAAAAATCAAACGTTGATGTTGTCAAAGAAATGGTTGATATGATTACAGCAATGAGAGCTTATGAATTTAATTCAAGATCGATAATCACGGCAGACCAAATGCTTCAAACAGCAAGTAACCTGAGGAGATAA
- a CDS encoding HEAT repeat domain-containing protein: MSENSENFENREREELIERIINEKGPDAFDDMLKLLDDEDENVKEIATEVLYRLGDSVRPKIEEYVKKEVLRGEKNNMKLLYLIDLLGDMGAKNSVKDILKALELYDFEEAQIVIYEALAKLGAGEQFYPLLRYMLLEGEERFTLGPQVAIAMSYLDIPEIIHDLVQAIDSSDFSGEDLETIKQALSNVINTRPSYKEILITLVGEENFEKYVL, from the coding sequence TTGAGCGAAAACAGCGAAAATTTCGAAAACAGAGAGCGTGAAGAATTGATAGAACGCATAATAAACGAAAAAGGTCCTGACGCTTTTGACGATATGCTAAAACTTCTCGATGACGAAGATGAAAATGTTAAAGAAATAGCAACTGAAGTATTGTACAGACTTGGTGATAGCGTAAGACCAAAAATAGAAGAATACGTAAAAAAAGAAGTCTTACGTGGCGAAAAAAATAATATGAAACTACTTTATCTTATCGATTTACTTGGCGATATGGGCGCGAAAAATTCTGTAAAAGACATACTAAAGGCTCTTGAATTGTACGACTTTGAGGAGGCTCAGATTGTAATATACGAAGCATTGGCAAAACTTGGCGCAGGTGAACAATTTTATCCTTTATTAAGATACATGCTCCTTGAAGGTGAAGAAAGGTTTACTTTAGGTCCTCAAGTTGCAATTGCTATGTCCTATCTTGATATACCAGAGATTATACATGACTTAGTACAAGCAATAGATAGTTCAGACTTTTCAGGAGAGGACCTTGAAACCATCAAGCAAGCTCTGAGCAACGTAATTAACACAAGACCATCGTACAAAGAAATACTTATAACTTTAGTAGGTGAAGAAAATTTCGAAAAATATGTACTATAA
- the plsY gene encoding glycerol-3-phosphate 1-O-acyltransferase PlsY — protein sequence MSGLIWVAAIVGYFIGSIPFSYIIPRLRGIDITKVGSGNVGGTNVLRNLGTGYGALAMFLDIMKAVVAVLIFKNQGENAMVMAGAMSVFGHCYSPFVKFKGGKGVATTLGSFFAIFPQAGMFALGIWIAIVALTQYVSLASIIGLLAGTIFTLVFGKNYWIIFLALTLFSVYRHKENIKRLLEGNERKTNVVDYFLGWMDRKDKNSAK from the coding sequence GTGAGTGGCTTGATTTGGGTAGCAGCTATCGTAGGTTATTTCATTGGTTCTATCCCATTTAGCTACATAATTCCACGTTTGCGTGGTATAGATATAACAAAAGTTGGTAGTGGGAACGTAGGTGGAACAAACGTTTTAAGAAATCTTGGCACGGGTTACGGCGCACTTGCGATGTTTCTTGATATAATGAAAGCAGTTGTAGCTGTTCTTATCTTCAAAAATCAAGGTGAAAACGCAATGGTCATGGCTGGCGCTATGTCCGTTTTCGGCCATTGCTACTCCCCGTTTGTAAAATTCAAAGGTGGAAAAGGAGTGGCTACAACTCTTGGCTCATTCTTTGCCATCTTCCCTCAAGCTGGAATGTTCGCTTTGGGCATATGGATTGCTATTGTGGCTTTAACACAATATGTGTCATTAGCTTCGATAATAGGTCTATTGGCAGGTACTATCTTCACACTCGTATTTGGCAAAAACTACTGGATTATCTTCCTTGCACTTACGCTATTTTCTGTATATAGGCATAAAGAAAACATTAAACGCCTATTAGAAGGTAACGAAAGAAAGACAAATGTTGTTGATTATTTCTTAGGTTGGATGGATAGGAAAGATAAAAATAGCGCAAAATAA
- a CDS encoding tetratricopeptide repeat protein has protein sequence MTKEEIYKQLEEAVKLTESGKNKEAMEIYEKLLEYEIPEVYNNIGNLYRREGLLGKAIEMYKKAIQISPDFALAYFNLGCALMELDKYNEAVMFFEKSERLGMKSFDLDVQLTLSYIASGNLSKAKEKMKDERVRNEVSKYIDGGIKI, from the coding sequence TTGACAAAAGAAGAGATATACAAGCAGTTAGAGGAAGCTGTTAAATTAACAGAATCTGGTAAAAATAAAGAAGCTATGGAAATATACGAAAAACTTCTGGAATATGAAATTCCAGAAGTGTATAATAATATTGGAAATTTGTACAGAAGAGAAGGATTGTTAGGAAAAGCCATTGAAATGTACAAAAAAGCGATTCAAATATCTCCAGATTTTGCTTTAGCTTATTTTAATCTTGGATGTGCTCTTATGGAACTTGACAAATACAACGAAGCGGTTATGTTTTTTGAAAAATCAGAAAGGCTTGGCATGAAAAGTTTTGACCTCGATGTTCAACTTACTCTCTCATATATCGCATCAGGAAATTTATCAAAAGCAAAAGAAAAAATGAAAGATGAAAGAGTTCGAAACGAAGTTTCGAAATACATTGATGGGGGAATAAAAATATGA
- a CDS encoding lysophospholipid acyltransferase family protein: protein MKKILNFLRTLWLLIGGFLYIFVYGIIVLLIGFLLGKEEGRKFVLKQIEIFGRAAFKLLGVRVFSCGKKPDINRNYLVVCNHQSILDIPLVIGYVGPTPFIAKKELGKFPMINVFLKYLGSELIDRGNIRQTALTIREVMKKLNEGYHFVIFPEGTRSPDGEVHEFKPRSLEIAMKAKVPILPVSIWGNHLVIPKHKLIVNYNKTGILIHDLVYPENFQSEEELRKYVENTIKDGVEKLKEVIKNEKSDC from the coding sequence ATGAAAAAAATCCTAAATTTCTTAAGAACGCTTTGGCTTTTAATAGGTGGTTTTCTTTACATATTTGTTTATGGTATTATCGTTTTATTAATTGGCTTTTTGCTTGGGAAAGAGGAAGGGAGAAAATTTGTCTTAAAACAAATAGAGATATTCGGTCGAGCTGCTTTCAAATTGCTTGGTGTAAGAGTATTTTCTTGCGGAAAAAAGCCAGATATAAATAGAAATTACCTAGTGGTTTGCAACCATCAAAGCATACTTGATATACCACTTGTAATAGGTTACGTCGGTCCTACACCATTTATCGCAAAAAAAGAACTTGGAAAATTTCCAATGATAAATGTATTTTTGAAATACCTCGGTAGCGAGCTTATAGACAGAGGAAACATAAGGCAAACAGCGTTGACTATAAGAGAAGTCATGAAAAAACTAAATGAAGGTTATCACTTTGTAATCTTCCCAGAGGGTACTAGATCTCCCGATGGAGAAGTACACGAATTCAAACCGCGTAGTCTTGAAATAGCCATGAAAGCTAAAGTCCCAATCTTACCAGTATCAATATGGGGAAACCATTTGGTTATACCTAAGCATAAATTAATCGTAAATTACAACAAAACAGGCATACTTATACATGACCTCGTCTATCCTGAGAACTTTCAATCTGAGGAAGAATTAAGAAAGTACGTTGAGAATACCATAAAAGATGGTGTAGAAAAACTGAAAGAGGTGATAAAAAATGAAAAAAGCGACTGTTAA
- a CDS encoding bifunctional nuclease family protein yields MKKATVKALVLDKVSNTPVVLLGIENTKKILPIWIGACEASTMAIAIEKVPFDRPLTHDLMLNIINEVSLKIERFVIHSIKDNIFYAKIVLRDLTLSEQDISEGVNPFIEIDARPSDCIILSLKTGAPLYVTNDIIASEAIDLGYLDQSDEEFKKFVENLDINEFRKLLDDDVSGHGE; encoded by the coding sequence ATGAAAAAAGCGACTGTTAAGGCCCTTGTACTTGACAAAGTGTCAAATACTCCTGTCGTTTTACTGGGGATAGAAAACACAAAAAAGATTCTTCCGATTTGGATTGGCGCTTGCGAAGCGAGTACCATGGCAATCGCTATAGAAAAAGTACCTTTCGACAGACCCCTTACACACGATTTAATGTTAAACATAATAAATGAAGTTAGTTTGAAGATAGAAAGATTTGTAATTCACTCCATAAAAGACAACATCTTTTACGCGAAAATAGTCTTAAGGGATTTAACACTTTCAGAACAAGACATATCAGAGGGTGTTAATCCATTTATAGAAATAGACGCAAGACCATCTGATTGCATAATCCTTTCGCTGAAAACAGGTGCTCCACTTTACGTTACGAACGATATTATCGCAAGCGAGGCAATAGACCTTGGTTATCTTGACCAATCTGATGAAGAATTCAAAAAATTTGTTGAGAATTTAGATATAAACGAATTCAGAAAATTGTTAGACGACGACGTAAGTGGGCACGGAGAATAA
- the pheT gene encoding phenylalanine--tRNA ligase subunit beta, translating into MRISLEWLNEYIDVSREEVLEKLPKLGFDIDDNGPVFPINGPIVIGKIEKVEKHPNAEKLVICTVNIGSEHRTILTADVSVQTGKYVYVALEGAKLANGVEIQKREMRGIFSEGMLCSLEELGLEEKSEHVYTTDEELPLGEDVIRLLGLSDWYIEMEITPNRPDCLSYFGVTRELSAGLKRTPRFPIPSVKAAGNSKVDIEIKTDGCWRYTARVINNVKVKPSPMWLQKRLIASGLRPINNIVDITNYVMLETGHPVHAFDLSKLAGRIVVKDANPGEKMLLLDGKTYEFSGGEVLITDGEKLLALGGIMGGEESGISETTTDVLLEVAMFDPVRIRRTSRKLSVSSDSSYRFERGVDFDDALYVIERLSELIQKLADGEPSAEIVDVWKKKLQQKVIFVPKHFPKKVIGIEVKHIGEYIEPLGFEVEETKDGYQVYVPSFRYFDVSIPEDIMEEVGRIHGYDNIHAEPPRMLAIEKGRSQIQKLRYELKQLLTSFGFNEANTLSFTSSKLIEKFEINGKGLPVSNPIISDFDTMRPSILYGLLESLSYNYKRQIKDIRLFEIGKIFNLKNGKPFEEEALAFVATGRESVNDYTDKRNVSFYTFKGVIDEILLRFGIKAQFEKYSKKGFIPTRCALIKTHGKDIGFIGMLEPEIADKLYDVKDEIYVAEIYLEKIYESAKTQKTYKAIPQFPYIRRDVSYLIPIGQEIAGILEIYKSNPLVEEVGIDDIYRQVGEGYYSVTIYAKFRHPERTLSDEEVDIAIEDIKKQIKEKFEVNPRF; encoded by the coding sequence GTGAGAATTTCATTAGAATGGTTGAATGAATATATCGATGTTTCACGCGAAGAAGTACTTGAGAAACTACCAAAACTTGGATTCGATATAGATGATAATGGACCAGTATTTCCGATAAACGGTCCAATTGTTATTGGAAAAATCGAAAAAGTTGAAAAGCACCCAAACGCTGAAAAACTTGTCATTTGTACAGTTAATATAGGCAGTGAGCATAGAACAATCTTAACAGCTGACGTATCCGTACAAACTGGGAAATACGTTTACGTGGCGCTCGAAGGCGCGAAACTTGCAAATGGTGTTGAAATACAAAAAAGGGAAATGCGTGGAATATTTTCTGAAGGAATGCTCTGTTCGTTAGAAGAGCTTGGGCTTGAAGAAAAAAGCGAACACGTATACACAACAGACGAAGAATTACCACTCGGCGAAGACGTTATCCGACTACTTGGATTATCAGATTGGTACATCGAAATGGAAATTACACCAAATAGACCTGACTGCCTTTCCTATTTCGGTGTAACAAGAGAATTATCGGCAGGGCTTAAGAGAACACCACGATTTCCAATTCCAAGCGTAAAAGCTGCAGGTAATAGCAAAGTCGATATAGAAATAAAAACTGACGGATGCTGGCGATACACCGCAAGGGTAATAAACAACGTTAAAGTAAAGCCAAGCCCCATGTGGCTACAAAAAAGACTAATCGCTTCAGGATTAAGACCAATTAACAACATCGTTGATATAACAAATTACGTGATGCTCGAAACAGGACACCCCGTACACGCATTTGACCTATCAAAATTAGCGGGGAGAATAGTAGTAAAAGACGCCAACCCAGGGGAAAAAATGCTTCTATTAGATGGTAAAACATACGAATTCTCCGGCGGCGAAGTACTCATAACCGATGGTGAAAAATTACTCGCGCTTGGTGGAATAATGGGTGGAGAAGAATCTGGTATATCCGAAACAACCACAGATGTCCTCCTTGAAGTCGCAATGTTCGACCCGGTACGCATCAGAAGAACTTCGAGAAAACTAAGCGTCTCTTCTGACTCTTCCTACAGATTTGAAAGAGGCGTAGACTTCGACGATGCACTTTACGTAATAGAAAGACTCTCAGAATTAATCCAAAAGCTCGCGGACGGCGAACCATCAGCGGAAATCGTTGACGTGTGGAAAAAGAAACTCCAACAAAAAGTCATCTTCGTTCCAAAACACTTCCCAAAAAAAGTAATTGGAATAGAAGTTAAACACATCGGAGAATACATCGAACCGCTCGGATTTGAAGTGGAAGAAACAAAAGATGGATACCAGGTTTACGTACCATCATTCAGATACTTTGACGTATCCATCCCAGAAGACATAATGGAAGAAGTTGGGAGAATACACGGATACGACAACATACACGCTGAACCACCAAGGATGCTTGCTATCGAAAAAGGCAGAAGCCAAATCCAAAAACTCAGATACGAACTAAAACAACTTCTAACAAGCTTTGGTTTCAACGAAGCTAACACACTTTCATTCACATCAAGCAAACTCATAGAAAAATTTGAAATCAACGGAAAAGGCCTTCCCGTAAGCAATCCAATAATATCCGACTTTGACACAATGAGACCGAGTATCCTCTACGGTTTACTCGAATCGCTTTCATACAACTACAAAAGACAGATAAAGGACATTAGATTATTCGAAATAGGTAAAATATTCAACCTAAAAAATGGAAAACCATTCGAAGAAGAAGCGCTTGCTTTCGTAGCCACTGGCAGGGAATCTGTAAATGATTACACCGACAAAAGAAATGTATCTTTCTATACATTTAAAGGTGTTATCGATGAAATCTTATTAAGATTTGGCATTAAAGCACAATTTGAAAAATACTCAAAGAAAGGCTTTATACCGACAAGATGCGCATTGATAAAAACTCATGGAAAAGATATAGGATTCATAGGTATGCTTGAGCCAGAAATCGCTGACAAACTTTACGATGTAAAAGATGAGATATACGTTGCGGAGATATACCTTGAAAAAATATACGAATCGGCAAAAACTCAAAAAACATACAAAGCCATACCACAATTCCCGTATATAAGAAGAGATGTTTCGTACCTAATACCGATTGGACAGGAAATCGCTGGAATTCTTGAAATATACAAATCAAACCCGCTTGTTGAAGAAGTTGGTATCGACGATATTTACAGACAAGTTGGTGAAGGGTATTACAGCGTAACCATATATGCAAAATTCAGACATCCAGAGCGCACGCTCAGTGACGAAGAAGTGGATATAGCAATCGAAGATATTAAAAAACAAATCAAAGAAAAATTCGAAGTAAACCCAAGATTTTAA
- a CDS encoding SagB/ThcOx family dehydrogenase: MNKFEEGRKLLKSNWGELEKFTSDQKKGIPMPPFEKPVEEGCILIDLPTVKHLGTKTVSEAIENRMSHRKYTNEPLTIEELAYLLWTTQGIRNITPKAAFRTVPSAGCRHPFETYIYAINVQGLEEAIYRYLPIEHKLVLHKKEPHLRERIIRATLDQTFVGTASAVFIWTAIPYRTEWRYGPASHKAILLDAGHVCQNLYSF, encoded by the coding sequence ATGAACAAATTCGAAGAAGGGCGAAAACTTTTAAAATCAAATTGGGGAGAATTGGAGAAATTCACAAGTGACCAGAAAAAAGGTATACCAATGCCACCTTTTGAGAAACCTGTTGAAGAAGGTTGCATTCTAATCGACCTTCCAACAGTCAAACACCTTGGAACGAAAACAGTCTCTGAAGCGATAGAAAATAGAATGAGCCATAGAAAATACACAAACGAACCTTTGACAATCGAAGAATTGGCTTATCTACTTTGGACAACGCAAGGGATAAGGAATATAACACCAAAAGCAGCTTTTAGAACAGTACCTTCTGCAGGGTGTAGACATCCATTTGAAACGTACATATATGCTATAAACGTACAAGGACTTGAAGAAGCAATTTACAGATACTTACCCATTGAACACAAACTTGTGCTCCACAAAAAAGAACCGCACCTTAGAGAAAGAATAATCAGAGCCACGCTTGACCAAACATTCGTTGGAACAGCAAGCGCGGTATTCATATGGACAGCCATACCATACAGAACAGAATGGCGTTACGGTCCAGCCTCACACAAAGCAATTTTACTTGACGCTGGTCACGTATGCCAAAACCTTTACAGCTTTTAG
- a CDS encoding AAA family ATPase — MATTSELFEILPAIMSAGEVPMLVGHAGVGKTEVIRSIGRKYNREVIVLSLSQMEPGDLIGMPTRDGDKTIWLRPEWWPKDGNTILFLDEINRSHETVRAAIMQLLLDRRLNTHVLPEGTWLAAAMNPETDKYEVNVTIDQAYIDRFVWFKVVNKFDDWEMYALNNVSGKGEMYIRALESVYKLDSSVFQMPSDFNLPEIVPTPRAHMRAAKLFQCIDERIMDKYGFEILKGIIGKKYANLLLKQLRMFNNPSLSVEDLLSYNQNKIKSVTPQMRMNTAQQLVNYIIDNNLTDEQCFNP; from the coding sequence ATGGCAACAACAAGCGAATTATTTGAAATACTACCAGCAATAATGTCTGCTGGTGAAGTTCCAATGCTTGTAGGTCATGCTGGAGTGGGTAAGACGGAGGTAATAAGGTCGATTGGGAGAAAGTACAATAGGGAAGTAATAGTCTTATCTTTATCTCAAATGGAACCTGGTGATTTAATTGGTATGCCGACAAGAGATGGTGATAAAACGATCTGGTTAAGGCCAGAATGGTGGCCGAAAGACGGAAATACCATTTTGTTCTTGGATGAGATTAATAGGTCGCATGAGACTGTCAGAGCGGCTATTATGCAACTTTTATTAGATAGAAGATTGAATACTCATGTTTTACCAGAAGGCACATGGCTTGCCGCAGCGATGAATCCGGAAACAGACAAATACGAAGTGAATGTGACTATTGACCAAGCGTATATCGACAGGTTTGTTTGGTTTAAAGTAGTTAACAAGTTTGATGATTGGGAGATGTACGCGCTTAATAATGTAAGCGGCAAGGGTGAGATGTATATTAGAGCGCTTGAGAGTGTTTACAAACTTGACTCTTCAGTCTTTCAAATGCCTTCAGATTTTAACCTTCCAGAGATAGTGCCAACTCCGAGAGCCCATATGAGAGCGGCTAAATTGTTCCAATGTATTGATGAGCGAATCATGGATAAATATGGTTTTGAAATCTTGAAAGGCATAATAGGTAAGAAATATGCGAATTTATTATTAAAACAATTGAGGATGTTTAATAATCCATCTTTGTCTGTAGAAGACCTGCTGAGCTATAACCAAAATAAGATTAAGTCGGTCACGCCACAGATGAGAATGAACACGGCCCAGCAGTTGGTTAATTATATCATAGATAACAATTTGACTGATGAGCAATGTTTCAATCCCTAA
- the cas6 gene encoding CRISPR-associated endoribonuclease Cas6 translates to MRGILTLKLDKPLTLPIHYNHILQAAILNLLSDENYSKFIHDTGFQFGKRRFKMFTFSRLEGKFSIDIERKTITYFERAYLHISTIEDKFIEYVVNNLLLEGLDIKGERIHVDKIELKSNTTNFGKIITKSPIVAYSTFELNGRKKTYYYNPKEKEFQEILANNLIKKYIAYFEKEPKNRYFEITPVSNLKESIVIYKGTVIRGWNGIFQINGSDELINIAYYTGLGAKNSQGFGCFEFI, encoded by the coding sequence TTGAGGGGGATTCTAACATTAAAACTTGATAAACCACTTACCCTTCCCATCCATTACAACCACATACTCCAAGCCGCAATTCTAAACCTTCTCAGTGATGAGAACTACTCTAAATTTATCCACGATACTGGTTTTCAATTTGGTAAAAGGCGATTTAAAATGTTTACCTTCTCGAGGCTCGAGGGAAAATTTTCAATTGATATAGAAAGAAAAACGATAACATACTTTGAAAGAGCGTATTTACACATTTCAACAATAGAAGATAAATTCATAGAATACGTCGTAAACAATCTACTTCTCGAAGGTTTGGATATCAAAGGTGAAAGAATTCACGTAGACAAAATAGAGTTAAAGTCAAATACGACTAACTTTGGAAAAATCATAACAAAATCACCGATAGTTGCTTATAGCACATTTGAATTAAATGGTCGCAAAAAGACATATTATTACAATCCAAAAGAAAAAGAGTTCCAAGAAATTTTGGCAAACAATTTAATAAAGAAATATATAGCTTATTTTGAAAAAGAACCTAAAAATAGATATTTTGAAATAACACCTGTCTCAAATCTCAAGGAAAGTATAGTTATATATAAAGGCACGGTTATAAGAGGTTGGAATGGTATCTTTCAAATTAATGGTTCTGATGAATTAATAAATATTGCATATTACACGGGATTAGGTGCGAAAAACTCGCAAGGTTTTGGTTGCTTTGAATTCATATAA